One window from the genome of Rhodococcus sp. ABRD24 encodes:
- a CDS encoding rod shape-determining protein, with amino-acid sequence MRGLGIDLGTTNTVVGTLDDGIVLNEPSFMLVRNKDPHRALAIGQDARNLVGRTPAGITQVRPMRDGVIVDLESARAFVTAVLEQVAPHRRYGRRPTAVISAPAGATPLERRALLEVGHEAGLRKVGLIPGPVAGALGCGVNPLEPRAHLIVSVGGGTSEVTAICFGGVISHRSCQLAGEELTEALHHHLREEHQIIVGELTAERAKIGAPETAGEQSLVVEGLDAVTGRARLISLDVEEIVEALRPTTTGIVQTLAACLEDLPPQAISDVMSEGVLVIGGSAMLRGLSHLFEESFGLPVKTADHPLTCVAEGATACLDHPEVVAAYSG; translated from the coding sequence GTGCGTGGACTTGGCATCGATCTCGGAACTACGAACACTGTCGTCGGGACCTTGGACGACGGAATCGTCCTGAACGAACCGTCTTTCATGCTGGTTCGGAACAAAGATCCGCACCGTGCCCTCGCGATCGGCCAGGACGCGCGCAACCTCGTCGGCCGAACGCCCGCAGGAATCACGCAGGTTCGCCCGATGCGCGACGGCGTGATCGTGGATCTGGAGTCGGCCCGAGCTTTCGTCACAGCAGTCCTCGAGCAGGTCGCCCCGCACCGGCGGTACGGTCGGCGGCCGACGGCGGTCATCTCGGCTCCGGCCGGGGCCACCCCGCTCGAGCGCCGGGCACTGCTCGAGGTCGGGCACGAGGCCGGCCTGCGCAAGGTCGGACTGATCCCCGGACCGGTGGCGGGAGCACTCGGGTGCGGCGTCAACCCACTCGAACCTCGCGCCCACCTCATCGTGAGCGTCGGTGGCGGCACCTCGGAAGTCACCGCCATCTGTTTCGGTGGCGTGATCTCGCACCGCAGTTGCCAACTGGCCGGGGAGGAACTGACCGAGGCGCTGCACCACCACCTGCGTGAGGAGCACCAGATCATCGTCGGCGAGCTGACCGCGGAGCGCGCCAAGATCGGCGCACCCGAGACCGCCGGGGAACAATCCCTCGTGGTGGAGGGGCTCGACGCCGTCACTGGCCGTGCACGGCTGATCTCACTCGATGTCGAGGAGATCGTGGAAGCGCTGCGGCCGACCACGACCGGCATCGTGCAGACCTTGGCCGCGTGCCTGGAAGACCTTCCCCCGCAGGCGATCAGTGACGTGATGTCCGAGGGCGTCCTGGTGATCGGGGGCAGCGCGATGCTCCGCGGGCTGTCTCACCTGTTCGAAGAATCCTTCGGGCTCCCGGTGAAGACCGCCGACCATCCGCTGACATGCGTCGCCGAGGGCGCCACGGCCTGTCTCGATCACCCGGAGGTCGTTGCCGCCTACAGCGGCTGA
- the htpG gene encoding molecular chaperone HtpG has translation MTTNTEQREFQTETRQILDLMIHSVYSNKDTFLRELVSNASDALDKLKLEAFRDKDLEADTSDLHIDLAVDKEARTLTVQDNGIGMSRDEVIDLIGTLAKSGTAELRRKLREAREGAAAASAQEELIGQFGIGFYSTFMVADKVTLLTRKAGEKHATRWESSGDATYTIETVDDAPQGTSVTLHLKPEDVEDHLYDYASERKLREIVKRYSDFIAYPVRMQVERPAPKSDDDADDAPKTVVETETLNSMKALWARPRSEVSDDEYNEFYKHVSHSWDDPLEVIPMKAEGTFEYQALLFIPSHAPFDLFSREHRAGIHLYVKRVFIMDDCEELMPEYLRFVKGVVDAQDLSLNVSREILQQDRQIRAIRRRLTKKVLTTIKDMLSSEDEATREKYRTVWSQFGRVLKEGLLSDFDNRDTLLEISSFASTHSEDEQTTLAQYVERMKDGQEQIYYLTGESRQQLEASPHMEAFRARGLEVLLLTDPVDEMWVTSVPEFDGKPLQSIAKGEVDLDTEEEKKDAEAKREEQDKQFADVLAWLTSALEDQVKQVRLSTRLTDSPACIVGDEFGMTPSLERMYRASGQEVPHFKRILELNPTHPLVEGLRAAHAERGDDPSLAETAELLYGTALLAEGGELEDPAHFAKMLANRLARTI, from the coding sequence ATGACCACGAATACCGAACAGCGCGAGTTCCAGACGGAGACTCGACAGATTCTGGATCTGATGATCCACTCGGTGTACTCCAACAAGGACACCTTCCTCCGGGAGCTCGTCTCCAACGCCTCGGACGCACTGGACAAGTTGAAGCTCGAAGCGTTCCGCGACAAGGACCTCGAGGCCGATACGTCCGATCTGCACATCGACCTCGCGGTCGACAAGGAGGCGCGCACGCTGACTGTGCAGGACAACGGCATCGGCATGTCCCGCGACGAGGTGATCGACCTGATCGGCACGCTTGCGAAGTCGGGGACGGCCGAGCTGCGCCGCAAGCTGCGCGAGGCCAGAGAAGGCGCGGCCGCAGCTTCCGCACAGGAAGAATTGATCGGCCAGTTCGGCATCGGCTTCTATTCGACGTTCATGGTCGCCGACAAGGTCACGCTGCTCACCCGCAAGGCCGGCGAGAAGCACGCGACACGGTGGGAATCCAGCGGCGACGCCACGTACACGATCGAGACCGTCGACGACGCCCCCCAGGGCACGTCGGTGACGCTGCACCTCAAGCCCGAGGACGTCGAGGACCACCTGTACGACTACGCGTCCGAGCGCAAGCTCCGCGAGATCGTCAAGCGCTACTCGGATTTCATCGCCTACCCGGTCCGGATGCAGGTCGAGCGTCCGGCACCGAAGAGTGACGACGACGCCGACGACGCGCCGAAGACGGTCGTCGAGACCGAAACGCTCAACTCGATGAAGGCGCTGTGGGCCCGCCCGCGCAGCGAGGTCTCCGACGACGAGTACAACGAGTTCTACAAGCACGTCAGCCACTCGTGGGACGACCCGCTCGAGGTCATCCCGATGAAGGCCGAGGGCACCTTCGAGTACCAGGCGCTGCTGTTCATCCCTTCACACGCGCCGTTCGACCTGTTCTCGCGGGAGCACCGCGCCGGCATCCACCTGTACGTCAAGCGGGTGTTCATCATGGACGACTGCGAGGAACTCATGCCCGAGTACCTGCGCTTCGTCAAGGGTGTCGTGGACGCGCAGGACCTGTCGCTCAACGTCTCTCGCGAGATTCTGCAGCAGGACCGGCAGATCCGTGCGATCCGCCGTCGCCTCACCAAGAAGGTCCTCACCACCATCAAGGACATGCTCTCGTCCGAGGACGAGGCCACCCGGGAGAAGTACCGGACCGTATGGTCGCAGTTCGGTCGGGTCCTCAAGGAGGGTCTGCTCTCGGACTTCGACAACCGCGACACCCTGCTCGAGATCTCCTCGTTCGCGTCGACACACAGCGAGGACGAGCAGACCACGCTCGCGCAGTACGTCGAACGGATGAAGGACGGCCAGGAGCAGATCTACTACCTCACCGGCGAGTCCCGCCAGCAGCTCGAGGCGTCCCCGCACATGGAGGCGTTCCGCGCGAGAGGACTCGAGGTGCTGCTGCTGACCGATCCGGTCGACGAGATGTGGGTGACGTCGGTACCGGAGTTCGACGGCAAGCCGCTCCAGTCGATTGCGAAGGGTGAGGTGGACCTCGACACCGAGGAGGAGAAGAAGGACGCCGAGGCCAAGCGGGAGGAACAGGACAAGCAGTTCGCCGACGTCCTCGCCTGGCTCACCTCGGCGCTCGAGGATCAGGTCAAGCAGGTGCGACTGTCAACCCGCCTGACCGACTCCCCCGCCTGCATCGTCGGCGACGAGTTCGGAATGACACCGTCGCTCGAGCGCATGTACCGCGCCTCGGGCCAGGAGGTCCCGCACTTCAAGCGGATCCTCGAGCTCAACCCGACGCACCCACTGGTCGAAGGTCTGCGCGCCGCGCACGCCGAGCGCGGCGACGACCCGAGCCTCGCCGAGACCGCCGAATTGCTCTACGGCACCGCACTTCTCGCAGAGGGCGGCGAGCTGGAAGATCCGGCACACTTCGCAAAAATGCTCGCGAATCGCCTGGCCCGGACCATCTAG